In Janthinobacterium rivuli, a single genomic region encodes these proteins:
- a CDS encoding DUF924 family protein: MDMDAQAQAVLDFWFLPPDNPDYGQSRVEWFRKDDGFDAQIRARFGALIDAAIDGGLREWDATPHGALARLIVLDQFTRNVYRGTPRAFAGDARALALAIALTQAAQDQQLPPMLRAFACLPFEHAEDLAMQARAVELFQLLSQAQPGFDGMLDYAERHQEVIARFGRFPHRNAILGRASTPQEVEFLRQPGSSF, translated from the coding sequence ATGGACATGGATGCACAGGCGCAAGCGGTACTCGATTTCTGGTTTTTGCCGCCGGATAACCCTGACTACGGCCAGTCGCGCGTGGAATGGTTCCGCAAGGATGACGGCTTCGACGCGCAGATACGCGCGCGTTTTGGCGCGCTGATCGATGCCGCCATCGATGGCGGCTTGCGTGAATGGGATGCGACGCCGCACGGTGCGCTGGCGCGCCTCATCGTGCTCGATCAGTTCACGCGCAATGTGTACCGCGGCACGCCGCGCGCCTTTGCCGGTGATGCACGGGCGCTGGCGCTGGCCATCGCCTTGACGCAAGCGGCGCAGGACCAGCAATTGCCGCCGATGCTGCGCGCTTTTGCCTGCCTGCCGTTCGAACACGCGGAAGACCTGGCCATGCAGGCGCGCGCCGTCGAGCTGTTCCAGTTGCTGTCGCAGGCGCAGCCCGGTTTTGACGGCATGCTCGACTACGCCGAGCGGCACCAGGAAGTGATCGCCCGCTTTGGCCGTTTCCCGCACCGTAACGCCATCCTGGGCCGCGCTTCCACGCCGCAAGAGGTGGAATTTCTGCGCCAGCCGGGATCGAGCTTCTAG
- a CDS encoding MgtC/SapB family protein, with amino-acid sequence MPTIDFLRAYWSPAELATNGVILLNLLGALLLGLLVGYERSYHGRAAGMRTYSLVCMASAALTVLGGYPEFWYGGHGAIVGSDPTRVIQGIVTGVGFLGAGVIMREGFNISGLTTAASIWASSVIGIMVGIGFYLSAMGLAFLCAMAMIFLSKLENWLPSRHAVAITMRFKQGFIPREDALRRMAAKRGYDIAGGSLTIGSNEGMQEWRFVAIAHGKNTGASLSAMSAELAAFEGIAGFQLSHARN; translated from the coding sequence ATGCCGACCATCGACTTCCTGCGTGCCTACTGGTCGCCGGCCGAGCTGGCGACGAATGGCGTGATCCTGCTGAACCTGCTGGGCGCGCTGCTGCTGGGTTTATTGGTGGGTTACGAGCGTTCGTATCACGGGCGCGCTGCCGGCATGCGCACCTACAGCCTGGTGTGCATGGCTTCGGCCGCGCTGACGGTGCTGGGCGGCTATCCCGAGTTCTGGTACGGCGGCCATGGCGCCATCGTCGGCAGCGATCCCACGCGCGTGATCCAGGGCATCGTCACGGGCGTGGGGTTTCTCGGCGCCGGCGTCATCATGCGCGAGGGTTTCAACATCAGCGGCCTGACGACGGCCGCCTCGATCTGGGCCTCGTCCGTGATCGGCATCATGGTCGGCATCGGCTTTTATCTGTCGGCCATGGGCCTGGCCTTCCTGTGCGCGATGGCGATGATTTTTCTGTCAAAATTGGAGAACTGGCTGCCGTCGCGCCACGCGGTGGCCATCACCATGCGCTTCAAGCAAGGGTTCATTCCCCGTGAGGATGCGCTGCGGCGCATGGCCGCCAAGCGCGGCTACGACATCGCCGGCGGCTCGCTGACCATCGGCAGCAACGAAGGCATGCAGGAATGGCGCTTTGTCGCCATCGCGCATGGCAAGAACACGGGCGCCAGCCTGTCGGCCATGTCGGCCGAACTGGCCGCCTTCGAAGGCATCGCCGGCTTCCAGCTGTCGCATGCCCGCAACTGA
- a CDS encoding potassium transporter Kup, giving the protein MTSEHKKSGLAGMTLAAVGIVYGDIGTSPLYTLKTVFDPAHGLLLSPENLLGIVSLIFWGLTLIVSLKYVTLVLRADNRGEGGIMALMALVLSSVSRLSRWHFPLMVIGVFGATLFYGDSVITPAISVLSAIEGLEVATPAFSPYVVPLTMVVLVALYSVQSHGTAGIGRYFAPIMVLWFAALAGMGVVNIIKSPAILAALNPLHAATFLMNNGFVAFVALGAVVLALTGAEALYADMGHFGKKPIRLAWFLIAFPALALNYLGQGGLLLAHPEAVTNPFYQQLGAWSVYPLVILSTMATVIASQATISGTFSMTKQAIALGFLPRMRVRHTSESEIGQIYIPAVNWLQLAVVLLAVIGFGSSENLAAAYGIAVTATMLSTTILTFFVIRYRWKMNLALCWAATGFFLIIDVNLVSATALKLFHGGWFPLLLGSILFIVMLTWKRGRQLVFQNLEKHAIPLDDFLSSLFIAPPLRVPGTAIFLRGETDGVPHALLHNLLHNKVLHERVIFLTVFMHEEPWVAPSERVRVVDLGHQCYQVNVHYGFKDEPDIPSALAQCAQQGLDFEMMETSFFIARQTIISTPGAGMMPWREHLFVTMSRNARTAADYYQIPSNRVIELGTQVEI; this is encoded by the coding sequence TTGACGTCGGAACATAAAAAAAGCGGCCTTGCCGGCATGACCCTGGCGGCCGTCGGCATCGTTTACGGCGATATCGGCACCAGTCCGCTGTACACCCTCAAAACGGTCTTCGACCCGGCCCACGGCCTGCTGCTGTCGCCAGAGAACCTGCTGGGCATCGTTTCGCTGATCTTCTGGGGCCTGACCCTGATCGTCTCGCTCAAGTACGTGACCCTGGTGCTGCGCGCCGACAACCGCGGCGAGGGCGGCATCATGGCCTTGATGGCGCTGGTGCTGTCGTCCGTCAGCCGCCTGTCGCGCTGGCATTTCCCGTTGATGGTGATCGGCGTCTTCGGCGCCACCCTGTTCTATGGCGACAGCGTGATCACGCCGGCCATTTCCGTGCTGTCGGCGATCGAAGGCCTGGAAGTGGCCACGCCCGCCTTCAGTCCGTATGTGGTGCCGCTGACGATGGTGGTGCTGGTGGCGCTGTATTCGGTGCAGTCGCATGGCACGGCCGGCATCGGCCGCTATTTTGCCCCCATTATGGTGCTGTGGTTTGCCGCGCTGGCCGGCATGGGCGTGGTCAACATCATCAAGTCGCCGGCCATTCTGGCCGCGCTCAATCCCCTGCACGCGGCGACCTTCCTGATGAATAACGGCTTCGTTGCCTTCGTTGCCCTGGGCGCCGTGGTGCTGGCGCTGACGGGCGCCGAGGCGCTGTACGCCGACATGGGCCACTTCGGCAAGAAGCCGATCCGCCTGGCCTGGTTCCTGATCGCCTTTCCCGCGCTGGCGCTGAATTACCTGGGCCAGGGCGGTCTGCTGCTGGCCCATCCCGAAGCCGTCACGAATCCGTTTTACCAGCAACTGGGCGCGTGGAGCGTGTACCCGCTGGTGATTTTATCGACCATGGCCACCGTGATCGCCTCGCAGGCAACCATTTCCGGCACCTTCTCGATGACCAAGCAAGCGATCGCGCTGGGCTTCTTGCCGCGCATGCGCGTGCGCCACACGTCGGAAAGCGAAATCGGGCAGATTTACATCCCTGCCGTGAACTGGCTGCAACTGGCCGTGGTGTTGCTGGCCGTCATCGGCTTCGGTTCTTCGGAAAACCTGGCTGCCGCCTACGGCATCGCCGTCACGGCCACGATGCTGTCGACCACCATCCTGACGTTCTTCGTCATCCGCTACCGCTGGAAGATGAACCTGGCCCTGTGCTGGGCCGCCACGGGCTTTTTCCTGATCATCGACGTCAACCTGGTGTCGGCGACGGCCCTGAAACTGTTCCATGGCGGCTGGTTCCCGCTGCTGCTGGGCTCGATTTTGTTCATCGTCATGCTGACCTGGAAGCGCGGTCGCCAGCTGGTGTTCCAGAACCTGGAAAAGCATGCGATTCCGCTCGACGATTTCCTCTCGTCGCTGTTCATCGCGCCGCCGCTGCGCGTGCCCGGCACGGCCATCTTCCTGCGCGGCGAAACGGATGGCGTGCCGCATGCGCTGCTGCATAACCTGCTGCACAACAAGGTGTTGCATGAACGGGTGATCTTCCTCACCGTCTTCATGCATGAAGAGCCGTGGGTGGCGCCATCGGAGCGCGTGCGCGTGGTGGACCTGGGCCACCAGTGCTACCAGGTGAATGTGCATTACGGCTTCAAGGATGAACCGGATATTCCATCCGCGCTGGCGCAGTGCGCCCAGCAGGGACTCGATTTCGAGATGATGGAGACGTCGTTCTTCATCGCGCGCCAGACCATCATCTCGACGCCCGGTGCGGGCATGATGCCGTGGCGCGAGCACCTGTTCGTCACCATGTCGCGCAATGCGCGCACGGCGGCCGACTACTATCAGATTCCGAGCAACCGGGTAATCGAACTGGGCACGCAGGTGGAAATATAG
- a CDS encoding molybdopterin-dependent oxidoreductase, translating to MHKRQFLAAAMAGAARPAIARAAPAGLRGPALLTITGSIDKPNRGPFDAVRDQMMHKQKISFERARAFDFAALANLPARTIHPTLEYDGKAHALRGPLLVDVLKAAGAPEEDAVRLVLRAVDGYAAALTMAQARTQRFIVATHLDGQAMALGGLGPLWAIHDADRIAAVAALPLAERYTSCPWALYHIGVEAG from the coding sequence ATGCACAAACGCCAGTTTCTCGCCGCCGCCATGGCCGGCGCGGCCCGGCCCGCTATCGCCCGGGCGGCGCCCGCCGGCCTGCGTGGTCCTGCCTTGCTGACCATCACGGGCAGCATCGACAAGCCGAACCGGGGTCCGTTCGACGCCGTGCGCGACCAGATGATGCACAAGCAAAAGATCAGTTTTGAGCGGGCGCGGGCCTTCGACTTCGCGGCGCTGGCGAATTTGCCGGCGCGCACCATCCACCCCACCCTGGAATACGATGGCAAGGCGCATGCCCTGCGCGGGCCGTTGCTGGTCGATGTCTTGAAGGCGGCGGGTGCGCCCGAGGAAGATGCCGTACGGCTAGTGCTGCGTGCCGTGGATGGCTATGCGGCGGCGTTGACCATGGCGCAGGCGCGCACGCAGCGTTTTATCGTCGCCACCCACCTGGACGGGCAGGCGATGGCGCTGGGCGGCCTGGGGCCGCTATGGGCGATCCACGATGCGGACCGCATCGCGGCCGTGGCAGCCCTGCCCCTGGCCGAACGCTACACCAGCTGCCCGTGGGCGCTGTATCACATTGGCGTGGAGGCGGGTTGA
- a CDS encoding porin family protein yields the protein MMKKKILFAMIASVTAFTGMSAAHAEGAYVGAGVTGNRYNFDIPGATSADNHSGYKAGAKIFAGYDFDKTWAVEGGYADFGSKDYSYVTGAGNGSVKSDSHGYYLAGKATMPVTDKVGVFGKLGVAKVKNSVSGTGLSTGISGNDKTGVYASVGAQYAINEKVSLTAEVEHFGKSADQGRKATGLALGARYNF from the coding sequence ATGATGAAGAAGAAAATCCTGTTTGCAATGATCGCTTCCGTTACCGCATTCACCGGCATGAGCGCCGCCCACGCCGAGGGCGCCTATGTGGGTGCTGGCGTCACGGGCAACCGCTATAACTTCGATATTCCTGGCGCCACCAGCGCCGATAATCACAGCGGCTACAAGGCTGGCGCCAAGATCTTCGCCGGTTACGATTTCGATAAAACCTGGGCGGTCGAGGGCGGCTATGCCGATTTCGGCAGCAAGGATTACAGCTATGTCACCGGCGCCGGCAACGGTTCCGTGAAAAGCGATTCGCACGGTTACTACCTGGCCGGCAAGGCCACCATGCCCGTGACCGACAAGGTCGGCGTATTCGGCAAGCTGGGCGTGGCCAAGGTCAAGAACAGCGTGAGCGGCACGGGCCTGTCGACCGGCATCAGCGGCAACGACAAGACGGGCGTGTACGCTTCCGTTGGCGCCCAGTACGCGATCAACGAGAAAGTCTCGCTGACGGCGGAAGTGGAACACTTCGGCAAGAGCGCCGACCAGGGCCGCAAGGCTACCGGCCTGGCCCTTGGCGCACGCTACAACTTCTAA
- a CDS encoding aminopeptidase P family protein, which produces MQTSVHSNPASRLTLLRAAMRAQQIDALIVPSADPHLSEYLPARWQGREWLSGFTGSVGTLVVTQDVAGVWTDGRYWEQAEEELAGSGIVLKKIPSGASVLYIDWLGETMQPGQTVAVDGAVLGLANARLLQQALGAQVTLRTDIDVLQAVWPDRPAMPAAPVYEHAPAYPSLSRTQKLAALRAGMAAHDASHHVISTLDDIAYLFNLRGADVHYNPVFLAHALVGPERATLFVADGKVPMALRATLESEGVDVAAYDRTAAALAALPAGATLLLDPRRITFGTRQAVAEAVRVVESINPTTLAKSRKTDGEAAHVRAAMEQDGAALCEFFSWLDATLADPQRAPLTEIGVDEHLTAARARRAGFVSPSFGTIAGFNAHGAIMHYHAHADSAATIEGDGLLLIDSGGQYWGGTTDITRVVPVGTITPEHRRDFTLVLRSMIALSRAQFPRGVKSPMLDAIARAPLWAEGIDFGHGTGHGVGFFLNVHEGPQSISQSAMPEPQTAMEPGMITSIEPGIYRPGQWGIRIENLVLNVPAETTQFGEFLRFETLTLCPIDTRCVERSLLRDDEAAWLNDYHATVRARLAPLLSAPADAPALAWLEQRTGAI; this is translated from the coding sequence ATGCAGACATCCGTTCACAGTAATCCCGCCTCCCGTTTGACCTTGCTGCGCGCCGCCATGCGCGCGCAGCAGATCGATGCCCTGATCGTGCCATCGGCCGATCCGCACTTGTCCGAGTACCTGCCGGCCCGCTGGCAGGGCCGCGAATGGCTGTCGGGCTTTACGGGTTCCGTCGGCACCCTGGTCGTGACGCAGGATGTCGCCGGCGTGTGGACCGATGGCCGTTACTGGGAACAGGCGGAAGAGGAACTGGCCGGCAGCGGCATCGTCCTGAAAAAAATCCCGTCCGGCGCCAGCGTGCTGTATATCGACTGGCTGGGCGAGACCATGCAGCCGGGGCAGACGGTGGCCGTCGATGGCGCCGTGCTGGGCCTGGCCAATGCGCGTTTGCTGCAGCAGGCGCTGGGCGCGCAAGTGACTCTGCGCACGGACATCGACGTGCTGCAAGCCGTGTGGCCCGATCGCCCGGCCATGCCGGCCGCGCCCGTATATGAACATGCGCCCGCGTATCCATCGCTGTCGCGCACGCAGAAATTGGCGGCCCTGCGCGCCGGCATGGCGGCGCACGACGCCAGCCACCACGTCATTTCCACGCTCGACGATATCGCGTATCTGTTCAACTTGCGCGGCGCCGACGTGCACTACAACCCCGTCTTCCTCGCGCACGCGCTGGTGGGACCGGAGCGCGCCACCCTGTTCGTTGCCGACGGCAAGGTGCCGATGGCCCTGCGCGCCACCCTGGAAAGCGAAGGCGTGGACGTGGCCGCATATGACCGCACGGCGGCCGCCTTGGCCGCCTTGCCGGCCGGCGCCACCTTGCTGCTCGACCCGCGCCGCATCACGTTCGGCACGCGCCAGGCCGTGGCCGAGGCTGTGCGCGTGGTCGAATCGATCAACCCGACCACTTTGGCCAAGTCGCGCAAGACGGACGGCGAAGCGGCGCACGTGCGCGCCGCCATGGAGCAGGATGGCGCCGCCCTGTGCGAGTTTTTCAGCTGGCTGGACGCCACCCTGGCCGACCCGCAGCGCGCGCCGCTGACGGAAATCGGCGTCGACGAACACCTGACGGCCGCGCGCGCCCGCCGCGCCGGTTTTGTCAGCCCCAGTTTCGGCACCATCGCCGGCTTCAATGCGCATGGCGCCATCATGCATTACCACGCGCATGCGGATTCGGCCGCCACCATCGAAGGCGACGGCTTGCTGCTGATCGACTCGGGCGGCCAGTATTGGGGCGGCACCACCGACATCACGCGCGTGGTCCCCGTCGGCACGATCACGCCCGAACACCGGCGCGATTTCACCCTGGTCTTGCGCAGCATGATCGCCCTGTCGCGCGCGCAGTTCCCGCGCGGCGTGAAGTCGCCCATGCTCGACGCCATCGCCCGCGCGCCGCTGTGGGCCGAGGGCATCGATTTCGGTCATGGCACGGGCCACGGCGTGGGCTTTTTCCTCAACGTCCACGAAGGGCCGCAATCGATTTCCCAGTCCGCCATGCCGGAGCCGCAGACGGCCATGGAACCGGGCATGATCACCTCCATCGAACCGGGCATCTACCGCCCTGGCCAGTGGGGCATCCGCATCGAGAACCTGGTGCTGAACGTGCCTGCGGAAACGACGCAGTTTGGCGAATTTCTCCGCTTCGAAACCCTGACCCTGTGCCCGATCGACACGCGCTGCGTGGAACGGTCGCTGCTGCGCGACGACGAGGCGGCGTGGCTGAACGACTATCACGCCACCGTGCGCGCGCGCCTGGCGCCGCTGTTGTCCGCGCCGGCCGATGCGCCTGCGCTGGCGTGGCTGGAACAGCGCACGGGAGCCATCTGA
- the rarD gene encoding EamA family transporter RarD, producing MNPGMLYASLAFLCWGLFPLYFHAIGEIAPQEILAHRMVWSLLFLGIVLTVRRQWSWLGSLKAQPRVVASFVASAFLLSANWFIYIWAVNNGHVVDASLGYFITPLINVMLGFLLLHERLRRLQWLAIGLAACGVAWLTWQAWQVPWIALLLAATFGGYGLLRKTAALGALEGLSFETLILFPLALAYILWLAWHGQSGFVNTDSTATRALLLASGPITAIPLLLFAAGARRLPLAVLGLLQYIAPTGQLLIGVWVFHESFTQERMLGFLVIWTALGLYAAEGLWSSRRARLAA from the coding sequence ATGAATCCAGGCATGTTGTACGCCTCCCTCGCCTTCCTGTGCTGGGGCCTGTTCCCCCTGTACTTTCACGCCATCGGCGAGATCGCGCCACAGGAAATCCTGGCGCACCGCATGGTCTGGTCGCTCTTGTTCCTCGGTATCGTGCTGACCGTGCGCCGGCAGTGGAGCTGGCTGGGCAGCCTCAAAGCGCAGCCCAGGGTGGTGGCCAGCTTCGTCGCCAGTGCGTTTTTGCTCTCCGCCAACTGGTTCATCTATATCTGGGCCGTCAACAACGGCCACGTGGTCGACGCCAGCCTCGGTTACTTCATTACGCCCCTGATCAATGTCATGCTGGGCTTTTTGCTGCTGCACGAACGCCTGCGCCGCCTGCAGTGGCTGGCCATCGGGCTGGCCGCCTGCGGCGTGGCCTGGCTCACCTGGCAGGCGTGGCAAGTGCCCTGGATCGCCCTGCTGCTGGCGGCCACGTTTGGCGGCTATGGCTTGCTGCGCAAGACGGCCGCGCTGGGCGCGCTGGAAGGCCTGTCGTTTGAAACATTGATTCTGTTCCCTCTGGCGCTGGCTTACATACTGTGGCTGGCCTGGCATGGCCAGAGCGGCTTCGTCAATACAGATTCCACCGCCACGCGCGCGCTGCTGCTGGCGTCCGGCCCCATCACGGCCATTCCCCTGCTGCTGTTTGCCGCCGGCGCGCGCCGCCTGCCGCTGGCCGTATTGGGCTTGCTGCAATACATCGCCCCCACGGGCCAGCTCCTGATCGGCGTGTGGGTCTTCCACGAATCGTTCACCCAAGAGCGCATGCTGGGCTTCCTCGTCATCTGGACGGCGCTGGGCCTGTATGCGGCCGAGGGGCTGTGGAGCAGCCGCCGCGCGCGGCTGGCTGCGTAA
- a CDS encoding FKBP-type peptidyl-prolyl cis-trans isomerase, producing the protein MKSVFQMIATLACAVALTACGAAANTEKPVVLDPNTQVKEFLFPDLVKGTGTAAAAGDTLTVVYTGWLYDASKPDGKGAQFDAVIPPKSFTFVLGIGKMILGWDRGLVGMQEGGTRRLLIPYDLGYGVGGTRDSTGAVVIPPYAGLVFDITLRKVEKK; encoded by the coding sequence ATGAAATCGGTATTTCAAATGATCGCCACCCTCGCTTGCGCCGTGGCCCTGACCGCTTGCGGCGCCGCTGCCAACACCGAGAAGCCGGTCGTGCTTGACCCGAACACGCAAGTCAAAGAGTTCCTCTTTCCCGACCTGGTGAAAGGCACCGGCACGGCCGCCGCCGCGGGCGATACCCTGACGGTGGTGTACACGGGCTGGCTGTATGACGCGAGCAAGCCGGACGGCAAAGGCGCGCAGTTCGATGCGGTAATCCCTCCGAAAAGTTTTACGTTTGTCCTGGGTATCGGCAAAATGATTCTGGGCTGGGACCGTGGCCTGGTCGGCATGCAAGAGGGTGGCACGCGCCGCCTGCTCATTCCGTATGACCTGGGCTATGGCGTTGGCGGCACCCGTGATTCGACGGGTGCGGTGGTGATTCCGCCTTACGCTGGCCTGGTGTTCGACATCACGCTGCGAAAAGTAGAGAAAAAGTAA
- the ettA gene encoding energy-dependent translational throttle protein EttA: MANYVYTMNRVGKIVPPKRQILKDISLSFFPGAKIGVLGLNGSGKSTLLKIMAGIDTDIQGEAVPMPGLNIGYLPQEPQLDPEKTVRQEVESGLGEVFEAQAKLEAVYAAYAEEDADFDALATEQARLEAIISTSDGGNLNLQLEMAADALRLPPWDAKVGVLSGGEKRRVALCKLLLSKPDMLLLDEPTNHLDAESVDWLEQFLLRFPGTVVAITHDRYFLDNAAEWILELDRGSGIPWKGNYSTWLEQKQARLKQEESTESARQKALQKELEWSRQNPKARQAKSKARLARFNELSEHEYQKRNETQEIFIPVAERLGNDVIEFKNVSKAFGDRLLIDNLSFTVPPGAIVGIIGPNGAGKSTLFKMITGKEQPDSGEVAIGQTARVSIVDQNRGDSLSDGKTVFQDVCGGADMLTVGRFEMPSRAYLGRFNFKGGDQQKIVGNLSGGERGRLHLAKTLLMGGNVLLLDEPSNDLDVETLRALEDALLEFAGSVMVISHDRWFLDRIATHILAFEGDSQVTFFDGNYQEYEADKKKRLGDEGAKPKRIRYKPLTT, from the coding sequence ATGGCAAATTACGTCTACACCATGAATCGCGTGGGCAAAATCGTCCCGCCCAAGCGCCAGATTCTGAAAGATATTTCCCTGTCCTTCTTCCCAGGCGCGAAGATCGGCGTGCTGGGCCTGAACGGCTCCGGCAAATCGACCCTGCTGAAAATCATGGCAGGCATCGACACCGACATCCAGGGCGAAGCCGTGCCGATGCCGGGCCTGAACATCGGCTACCTGCCGCAGGAACCGCAGCTGGACCCGGAAAAAACCGTGCGCCAGGAAGTGGAGTCGGGCCTGGGCGAAGTATTTGAGGCGCAAGCCAAGCTGGAAGCCGTGTACGCCGCGTATGCCGAGGAAGACGCCGATTTCGACGCCCTGGCCACGGAACAGGCACGCCTGGAAGCGATCATCTCGACGTCCGACGGCGGCAATCTGAATCTGCAGCTGGAAATGGCCGCCGACGCGCTGCGCCTGCCGCCATGGGACGCCAAGGTCGGCGTGCTGTCCGGCGGTGAAAAGCGCCGCGTGGCGCTGTGCAAGCTGCTGCTGTCCAAACCCGACATGCTGCTGCTCGATGAACCGACCAACCATCTGGATGCGGAATCGGTCGACTGGCTGGAACAATTCCTGCTGCGCTTCCCCGGCACCGTGGTGGCCATCACCCATGACCGCTACTTCCTCGACAACGCGGCAGAGTGGATCCTGGAACTGGACCGCGGCAGCGGCATTCCATGGAAGGGTAACTACTCGACCTGGCTGGAGCAGAAGCAAGCCCGCCTGAAGCAGGAAGAATCGACGGAATCGGCGCGCCAGAAGGCGCTGCAAAAGGAATTGGAATGGTCGCGCCAGAACCCGAAAGCGCGTCAGGCCAAGTCGAAAGCCCGCCTGGCCCGCTTCAACGAGCTGTCCGAGCACGAATACCAGAAACGCAACGAAACGCAGGAGATCTTCATTCCCGTGGCCGAACGCCTGGGCAATGACGTCATCGAGTTCAAGAACGTGTCGAAAGCGTTCGGCGACCGCCTGCTGATCGACAACCTGAGCTTTACCGTGCCGCCAGGCGCCATCGTCGGCATCATCGGCCCCAACGGCGCCGGTAAGTCGACCTTGTTCAAGATGATCACCGGCAAGGAACAGCCGGACAGCGGCGAAGTGGCCATCGGCCAGACGGCGCGCGTGTCCATCGTCGACCAGAATCGCGGCGACTCGCTGTCGGACGGCAAGACCGTCTTCCAGGACGTGTGCGGCGGCGCCGACATGCTGACGGTCGGCCGCTTCGAAATGCCGTCGCGCGCCTACCTGGGCCGCTTCAACTTCAAGGGCGGCGACCAGCAAAAAATCGTCGGCAATCTGTCCGGCGGTGAACGTGGCCGTCTGCACCTGGCAAAAACCCTGCTGATGGGCGGCAACGTCCTGCTGCTCGATGAACCGTCGAACGATCTGGACGTGGAGACCTTGCGCGCGCTGGAAGACGCCTTGCTGGAATTTGCCGGCAGCGTGATGGTCATCTCGCATGATCGCTGGTTCCTCGACCGTATCGCCACGCACATCCTGGCATTCGAAGGCGATTCGCAGGTCACCTTCTTTGACGGCAACTATCAGGAATACGAAGCCGACAAGAAGAAACGCCTCGGTGACGAAGGCGCGAAACCAAAACGTATCCGCTACAAGCCCTTGACCACGTAA
- a CDS encoding Rossmann-like and DUF2520 domain-containing protein has translation MNVTLNIIGAGHVGRVLGRLFAGVEGVAVQDVLTRSMASAQAAVAFIGAGTPVDSYAALRHADVTLLAVSDDQIGPACAALVAEGRQAGAIVFHCSGALASNVLLAATQAGAFVASAHPIRSFADPAQVAATFDGTFCGVEGDPLALAFLTPALNAIGARPVPIDPAAKTLYHAAAVFASNYLVTVLDAALRAYQAAGIPEPVARELAQPLVTEAVANVFRLGAAPALSGPIARGDSATVQRQQLAVQSWDAATGELYRALVAPTQDLARRKRGG, from the coding sequence ATGAACGTCACTTTGAATATCATCGGCGCCGGCCACGTGGGCCGCGTGCTGGGCCGTCTGTTCGCCGGCGTGGAAGGCGTCGCCGTGCAGGACGTGCTCACGCGCTCGATGGCCTCGGCGCAGGCGGCCGTCGCTTTCATCGGCGCCGGCACGCCCGTCGACAGCTATGCGGCCTTGCGCCACGCCGACGTCACCCTGCTGGCCGTCTCCGACGACCAGATCGGCCCGGCCTGCGCGGCGCTGGTGGCCGAAGGACGGCAGGCGGGCGCCATCGTGTTTCACTGCAGCGGCGCGCTGGCCTCGAACGTGCTGCTGGCGGCCACGCAGGCCGGCGCGTTTGTCGCCAGCGCGCATCCGATCCGCAGCTTTGCCGATCCGGCACAAGTGGCCGCCACCTTTGACGGCACGTTTTGCGGCGTCGAAGGCGACCCGCTGGCGCTGGCTTTCCTCACGCCGGCCTTGAACGCCATCGGCGCGCGCCCCGTGCCCATCGATCCAGCCGCCAAGACCCTGTATCACGCCGCCGCCGTGTTTGCCAGCAATTACCTGGTGACGGTGCTCGACGCCGCCTTGCGCGCCTACCAGGCGGCCGGCATTCCCGAGCCGGTGGCGCGCGAACTGGCGCAGCCCCTGGTGACGGAGGCGGTGGCCAATGTCTTCCGCCTGGGCGCCGCGCCGGCGCTGTCCGGCCCCATCGCGCGCGGCGATTCGGCCACCGTGCAACGCCAGCAGCTGGCCGTGCAAAGCTGGGATGCCGCCACGGGCGAGCTATACCGGGCGCTGGTGGCGCCCACGCAGGATCTGGCCAGACGCAAGCGCGGGGGATGA